DNA sequence from the Streptomyces sp. NBC_01497 genome:
CGTGGAACAGTACGTGACGGAGCACGGGGTCCTCACGAACCCGCTGCTCATGGACGGTTACGGGTCGGTCGGCTGCGCGCCCTGCACCCGCCGTCTGCTGGCCGGCGAGGACGGCCGCGCCGGACGCTGGGCAGGACTCGGCAAGACGGAATGCGGCATCCACGTATGACCGGCGACCGCGTCGGCGGCCGGGCGGACGATCACACAGACGGCGGCACGGGCACGGGCACCGGCACGGGCACCACCGGCCACCGCACGGACGACACCGACGACGATCAGGAGAACCAGTTGAGCGTGACGGACCAGGGCGCCACGGTCTGGCTCACCGGACTGCCGAGCGCGGGCAAGACCACCATCGCGCGGGAACTCGCGGGGCGGCTGCGCGCACAGGGCCACCGCGTCGAGGTCCTGGACGGCGACGAGATCCGGGAGTTCCTCTCCGCGGGCCTCGGGTTCAGCCGCGAGGACCGGCACACCAATGTGCAGCGCATCGGGTTCGTCGCCCAACTGCTCGCGTCCCACGGCGTGAAGGCGCTCGTACCCGTGATCGCGCCGTACGCGGACAGCCGCGAGGCCGTCCGCAAACGGCACGCGAACGAGGGCACCACCTACCTGGAGGTGCACGTCGCGACTCCCGTCGACGTGTGCAGCGCCCGGGACGTGAAGGGCCTGTACGCGAAGCAGGCGGCCGGCGAGATCTCGGGCCTGACCGGGGTGGACGACCCCTACGAGGAGCCCGCGGCACCCGACCTGCGGATCGAGTCGCACACCCAGTCCGTGCAGGAGTCGGCGACGGCGCTGCACGGGCTGCTCACCGAAAGGGGTCTCGCGTGACGACGACCGTCAAAGACGTCGAGGAAGGCACCGACGCGCCGTACGCGCTCAGCCACCTGGACGCGCTGGAATCCGAGGCGGTGCACATCTTCCGCGAGGTGGCGGGCGAGTTCGAGCGGCCGGTGATCCTCTTCTCCGGCGGCAAGGACTCGATCGTCATGCTGCACCTGGCGCTGAAGGCGTTCACACCGGCGCCCGTGCCGTTCTCGCTGCTGCACGTCGACACCGGGCACAACTTCCCCGAGGTGATGGACTTCCGGGACCGGGTCGTCGCCGAGCACGGGCTGCGGCTGCACGTCGCCTCCGTGCAGGAGTACATCGACGCGGGCACCCTGCGCGAGCGGCCCGACGGCACCCGCAACCCGTTGCAGACCCTGCCCCTGACCGACCGGATCCGCTCCGAGCGGTTCGACGCGGTGTTCGGCGGCGGCCGGCGCGACGAGGAGAAGGCCCGCGCCAAGGAGCGGGTGTTCTCCCTGCGGGACGAGTTCTCGCAGTGGGATCCGCGCCGCCAGCGGCCCGAGTTGTGGCAGCTGTACAACGGCCGGCACGCGGCGGGCGAGCATGTGCGGGTCTTCCCGTTGTCCAACTGGACCGAGCTGGACGTGTGGCAGTACATCGCCCGTGAGCGGATCGCCCTGCCGGACATCTACTTCGCGCACGAGCGCGAGGTGTTCAACCGCGGCGGCATGTGGCTGACGGCGGGCGAGTGGGGCGGCCCCGGGGACGACGAGTCAGTCGAGCGGCGCACGGTGCGCTACCGCACGGTCGGCGACATGTCCTGCACGGGCGCCGTCGACTCGCACGCGGGCACGCTGGACGACGTGATCGCCGAGATCGCCACCGCGCGGCTCACCGAGCGGGGCGCGACCCGCGCCGACGACAAGCTGTCCGAGGCGGCCATGGAAGACCGCAAGCGCGAGGGGTACTTCTAACCATGACCACTGCCACGGAACAGTTCGCGGAGCAGCTGTCGGCGACGACGCTGCTGCGCTTCGCCACCGCGGGCTCCGTCGACGACGGCAAATCCACCCTCGTCGGGCGGCTGCTGCACGACTCGAAGTCGATCCTGAGCGACCAGCTGGAGGCCGTGGAGCACGCGTCCCGCAGCCGCGGGCAGGAGGCGCCGGACCTGGCGCTGCTCACGGACGGGCTGCGGGCCGAGCGCGAGCAGGGCATCACCATCGACGTCGCGTACCGCTACTTCGC
Encoded proteins:
- the cysC gene encoding adenylyl-sulfate kinase translates to MSVTDQGATVWLTGLPSAGKTTIARELAGRLRAQGHRVEVLDGDEIREFLSAGLGFSREDRHTNVQRIGFVAQLLASHGVKALVPVIAPYADSREAVRKRHANEGTTYLEVHVATPVDVCSARDVKGLYAKQAAGEISGLTGVDDPYEEPAAPDLRIESHTQSVQESATALHGLLTERGLA
- the cysD gene encoding sulfate adenylyltransferase subunit CysD, with the protein product MTTTVKDVEEGTDAPYALSHLDALESEAVHIFREVAGEFERPVILFSGGKDSIVMLHLALKAFTPAPVPFSLLHVDTGHNFPEVMDFRDRVVAEHGLRLHVASVQEYIDAGTLRERPDGTRNPLQTLPLTDRIRSERFDAVFGGGRRDEEKARAKERVFSLRDEFSQWDPRRQRPELWQLYNGRHAAGEHVRVFPLSNWTELDVWQYIARERIALPDIYFAHEREVFNRGGMWLTAGEWGGPGDDESVERRTVRYRTVGDMSCTGAVDSHAGTLDDVIAEIATARLTERGATRADDKLSEAAMEDRKREGYF